The DNA window GCACTGCCGGCGCGAGTGTTTGCGCACTGTATAAAAGAGCGCGGTCGGCTTGGCGGCGCTACCTTTTGCGACTCACAACCCGCAGACGAATCAACCATGCCACCCAAAGTTAGCTCCAAAGGCGCCAAGAAGGCCGGCAAGGCCAAGGCTGTTCGCTCCGGCGACAAGAAGCgcaagaggaagaggaaggaaaGCTACGCCATCTACATCTACAAGGTGCTCAAGCAGGTGCACCCCGACACTGGCATCAGCAGCAAGGCCATGTCTATCATGAACAGCTTCGTCAACGATATCTTTGAGAGAATCGCCGCTGAAGCTTCCAGACTGGCCCACTACAACAAGCGCTCCACCATCACCAGTCGGGAGATCCAGACCGCGGTCCGCCTCCTCCTCCCCGGTGAGCTGGCCAAGCACGCCGTCAGTGAGGGCACCAAGGCCGTCACCAAGTACACCAGCAGCAAGTAGACTCTTAAAACTGCTGTTTGGCCAAACCGGCAAACGTAAAACACACAGGTCCTTCTCAGGACCACCCACTTTTTCCAGAGAGAGATGAATTTCTCGTTGCCAACGAACCAACTCAATACACACtcaatacacaatacacaatacacaatacatgtacacaacaatgtctctctctccttccctatATTTAATTTAGTAGTCAAGGAACCAACGGATCCAACGGATCCAACATCTATCTCGGGGACAAAACTCCATTATAATATTTACCCATTATAATGTAAAAGCGTATAAGCATATAGTAAACATCCAACAAATAACCAAAactacataaacaaacaaaaaaatcacttgtCAACCGTCAAATTAGTGTCATCAATATCCGCCGGCCGGCGTCA is part of the Littorina saxatilis isolate snail1 linkage group LG6, US_GU_Lsax_2.0, whole genome shotgun sequence genome and encodes:
- the LOC138968492 gene encoding histone H2B, gonadal, whose protein sequence is MPPKVSSKGAKKAGKAKAVRSGDKKRKRKRKESYAIYIYKVLKQVHPDTGISSKAMSIMNSFVNDIFERIAAEASRLAHYNKRSTITSREIQTAVRLLLPGELAKHAVSEGTKAVTKYTSSK